The following coding sequences are from one Geodermatophilus normandii window:
- a CDS encoding histidine kinase N-terminal 7TM domain-containing diguanylate cyclase, with protein sequence MTPQLWAAVFAGATLVAVCTGVLAWRRRDRTPAATALAATMSGVAVWSAADVAVYAVATDLVRRVYVPLLLASVGLVVIGTYVLARTVSDPSWRPAPRRTALLLVEPVVMVVLAVLPATRDQVMSGMAAAPDGGEATVTFGPLFLAHTGYSYVLVGVAYTHLARRWMRSGGVFRRQIGILLASAALSTAGNVVAVSSQLDGRGTDVTPLFFLLTGLVDSWAIFRGGLLRLVPVAREQVVDTVPDAVLVVDPDGVLIDCNPAATRMLHRLRPDLDGDPVGRPLTAVAGPQAVAVLGTTERLDGHRVAEVRPGVWLDVRDSAVSDPRGRALGRILVVRDVSEQQERQVAVERLNRQLAEQVEVIERLRAVLAEEAVRDPLTGLHNRRYLDRALEADLARRPRTGQLSLLVVDVDHFKGVNDRFGHAAGDRVLTAVAGALSGAVRDGDTAARLGGEEFVVVLPGAGREQALVRAEQVRREVAAGRHLLDGETVGVTVSVGVAVCPADGTSAAALLEAADRALYTAKATGRDRVVAAEPAPRPAVPAPAPPGDLQELVPGV encoded by the coding sequence ATGACGCCACAGCTGTGGGCGGCGGTGTTCGCCGGCGCGACGCTGGTCGCCGTCTGCACCGGGGTCCTCGCCTGGCGACGGCGCGACCGCACCCCCGCGGCCACCGCTCTCGCGGCCACCATGTCCGGCGTCGCCGTCTGGTCGGCCGCCGACGTCGCCGTCTACGCGGTCGCCACCGACCTCGTGCGCCGGGTCTACGTCCCGCTGCTGCTCGCCTCCGTCGGCCTGGTGGTCATCGGCACCTACGTCCTCGCCCGCACCGTCTCCGACCCCTCCTGGCGTCCCGCCCCGCGGCGGACGGCGCTGCTGCTGGTCGAGCCGGTCGTCATGGTCGTGCTGGCGGTGCTGCCGGCGACCCGCGACCAGGTCATGTCCGGGATGGCCGCCGCTCCGGACGGGGGCGAGGCGACGGTGACCTTCGGGCCGCTGTTCCTGGCCCACACCGGCTACTCCTACGTCCTCGTGGGCGTGGCCTACACCCACCTGGCGCGCCGCTGGATGCGGTCGGGAGGCGTCTTCCGGCGCCAGATCGGCATCCTGCTGGCCTCGGCGGCGCTGTCGACCGCCGGCAACGTCGTCGCGGTGTCCTCGCAGCTCGACGGGCGCGGCACCGACGTCACCCCGCTGTTCTTCCTGCTCACCGGCCTCGTCGACTCGTGGGCCATCTTCCGCGGCGGGCTGCTGCGGCTGGTCCCCGTCGCCCGCGAGCAGGTCGTCGACACCGTCCCCGACGCCGTGCTCGTCGTCGACCCCGACGGCGTCCTCATCGACTGCAACCCCGCCGCCACCCGGATGCTGCACCGCCTGCGCCCCGACCTCGACGGCGACCCGGTCGGCCGCCCGCTCACCGCGGTCGCCGGCCCGCAGGCGGTCGCCGTCCTCGGCACCACCGAGCGGCTCGACGGCCACCGCGTCGCCGAGGTGCGGCCCGGGGTCTGGCTGGACGTGCGGGACTCCGCCGTCTCCGACCCCCGCGGCCGCGCGCTCGGCCGGATCCTCGTCGTCCGCGACGTCAGCGAGCAGCAGGAGCGGCAGGTCGCCGTCGAGCGGCTCAACCGGCAGCTCGCCGAGCAGGTCGAGGTCATCGAGCGGCTGCGCGCCGTCCTCGCCGAGGAGGCCGTCCGCGACCCGCTGACCGGGCTGCACAACCGCCGGTACCTGGACCGGGCGCTGGAGGCGGACCTGGCCCGCCGCCCGCGCACCGGGCAGCTGTCCCTGCTCGTCGTCGACGTCGACCACTTCAAGGGCGTCAACGACCGCTTCGGCCACGCCGCCGGTGACCGGGTGCTCACCGCCGTCGCCGGCGCCCTCTCCGGTGCCGTCCGCGACGGCGACACGGCCGCGCGTCTCGGCGGCGAGGAGTTCGTGGTCGTGCTGCCCGGCGCCGGTCGCGAGCAGGCGCTCGTCCGCGCCGAGCAGGTCCGCCGTGAGGTCGCCGCCGGCCGGCACCTCCTCGACGGCGAGACCGTGGGCGTCACCGTCAGCGTCGGCGTCGCGGTCTGCCCGGCCGACGGCACCTCGGCGGCCGCGCTGCTGGAGGCCGCCGACCGCGCGCTGTACACGGCCAAGGCCACCGGACGCGACCGCGTGGTCGCCGCCGAACCGGCGCCGCGGCCCGCCGTCCCCGCACCCGCGCCGCCGGGCGACCTGCAGGAGCTCGTCCCCGGGGTCTGA